A section of the Hevea brasiliensis isolate MT/VB/25A 57/8 chromosome 17, ASM3005281v1, whole genome shotgun sequence genome encodes:
- the LOC110633462 gene encoding alpha N-terminal protein methyltransferase 1: MDMDLFAAAHVVRPVVPSRFGTFPTSYRVISTSVCFHYQVKASQMEVAGSDSDGREFKNADEMWREQTGDDNKKTQWYREGVAYWEGVEASVDGVLGGYGRVNDADVKGSEAFLQALFSECFVDGGIDRHLVALDCGSGIGRITKNLLLRYFNEVDLLEPVSHFLDVARESLVYENHMASDTHKATNFFCTPLQEFTPAAGRYDVIWVQWCIGHLTDDDFVSFFKRAKVGLKPGGFFVLKENTARSGFILDKEDRSITRSDVFFRELFCRCGLHLYKSKDQRGFPKELFAVKMYALMPDMPKKISKTRSKTHANRPGIIK, translated from the exons ATGGATATGGACCTATTTGCAGCAGCCCATGTCGTACGGCCAGTCGTTCCCTCCAGATTTGGAACCTTTCCTACTAGTTACCGCGTCATTTCTACAAGCGTCTGCTTCCACTATCAAGTAAAGGCGTCTCAGATGGAGGTCGCTGGCTCCGATTCCGATGGCCGCGAGTTCAAGAACGCAGACGAGATGTGGAGGGAACAAACCGGTGACGATAACAAGAAGACCCAATGGTATCGCGAAGGCGTTGCCTACTGGGAA GGCGTGGAGGCATCGGTGGATGGAGTTTTGGGTGGATATGGGCGCGTGAATGATGCTGATGTGAAGGGCAGTGAAGCTTTTCTTCAGGCCCTGTTTTCCGAATGTTTTGTCGACGGTGGAATTGACCGGCATCTTGTTGCTCTTG ACTGTGGTTCTGGCATTGGGAGAATCACCAAGAATCTTCTCTTACGATATTTTAATGAG GTTGATCTTCTTGAGCCAGTCTCACATTTCCTAGATGTTGCCCGTGAAAGTTTGGTCTACGAAAATCATATGGCCTCAGATACACACAAGGCCACTAATTTTTTTTGCACTCCACTTCAG GAATTCACACCAGCTGCTGGAAGATACGACGTTATTTGGGTTCAGTGGTGTATTGGGCATCTCACAGATGatgattttgtttcatttttcaagaGAGCAAAG GTTGGCCTCAAACCTGGTGGGTTTTTTGTCCTGAAGGAAAACACTGCACGAAGTG GATTTATATTGGACAAAGAAGATCGAAGCATTACTAGGTCTGATGTGTTCTTCAGGGAGCTCTTTTGTAGGTGCGGATTGCATCTTTATAAATCAAAG GATCAGAGGGGATTTCCCAAGGAACTATTTGCTGTGAAGATGTATGCTTTAATGCCAGATATGCCGAAGAAAATCAGTAAGACTAGATCCAAAACACATGCAAATAGGCCTGGCATAATCAAATAA